In one window of Armatimonadota bacterium DNA:
- a CDS encoding alginate lyase family protein, with product MYDWVPVLALFLVCSCLLGGSFFNSLHAKGVFITHQRIETLRRRVNSRTEPTCSAWVEALKAAEVALGREPQAPRQWYVPGAYVNSEGHNRAKNPLRDDANAAYALALAYRITAGEKYAAAAVRLLNAWATETQEFSTEADSCLCFSYHFPAFIFAADLLRRSPSWLGPQQDVFRKYIREKALPMNTMARANNWGNWGLLLHLSCAASLDDLPLFEKGVERWKQLIDSQIADDGHLVHEVNRGSPGREGDHGIWYSHFSLMPQTIAAEIARVNGVDLYDYQSPRGRSLRMAYEWLGPFVREPQRFPYVQGGDTSRLAGVNYVAYWEILNNRWPNADAAQLIRRLRPLTAGHSAPFLTFTHGDLPVDSEATE from the coding sequence ATGTACGATTGGGTGCCAGTCCTCGCCTTGTTCCTCGTGTGTTCTTGCTTGCTCGGCGGGAGCTTCTTCAACTCGCTGCACGCCAAGGGAGTCTTTATTACGCACCAGAGGATTGAAACTCTCAGAAGAAGGGTCAATAGCAGGACGGAGCCTACGTGCTCGGCGTGGGTCGAGGCGTTGAAAGCCGCCGAAGTCGCGCTCGGCCGCGAGCCCCAAGCCCCGAGGCAGTGGTATGTTCCCGGGGCCTATGTCAATTCAGAGGGTCACAATCGGGCGAAGAACCCCTTGCGCGACGACGCCAACGCCGCCTACGCACTTGCTCTGGCTTACCGCATCACGGCAGGTGAGAAATACGCTGCGGCTGCGGTGCGCTTGCTGAATGCCTGGGCAACTGAGACGCAGGAATTCAGTACGGAGGCCGATTCCTGCCTGTGCTTCAGCTATCACTTCCCTGCCTTCATCTTCGCCGCGGATCTTCTCCGGCGCTCCCCGAGCTGGTTGGGGCCTCAGCAAGACGTCTTTCGGAAGTACATCCGTGAGAAGGCACTCCCGATGAATACGATGGCGAGAGCCAACAACTGGGGCAACTGGGGGCTTCTCCTGCACCTTTCCTGCGCAGCCTCTCTGGATGACCTGCCGTTGTTTGAGAAAGGGGTCGAGCGCTGGAAGCAATTGATCGATTCCCAGATCGCGGATGACGGCCATCTAGTCCACGAGGTCAACCGGGGCAGCCCAGGCCGGGAAGGCGACCACGGCATCTGGTACTCCCACTTCTCGCTCATGCCGCAAACCATCGCTGCGGAAATCGCCCGAGTCAACGGAGTGGACCTGTACGACTACCAATCGCCCCGGGGGCGCTCTTTGCGAATGGCTTACGAGTGGCTGGGCCCGTTCGTCCGCGAGCCACAGCGTTTCCCCTATGTCCAGGGAGGCGACACCAGTCGGTTGGCCGGGGTCAACTATGTGGCCTACTGGGAGATTCTGAACAATCGGTGGCCCAATGCTGATGCGGCCCAGCTCATCAGAAGACTCCGGCCCCTCACCGCCGGGCACTCCGCTCCTTTCCTGACCTTCACTCATGGCGACCTGCCGGTTGACTCTGAGGCAACTGAGTGA